In one window of Pseudodesulfovibrio sediminis DNA:
- a CDS encoding lytic transglycosylase domain-containing protein encodes MLLLVTVAPAQQPTLSEPLQTATFPSLESAIRITGPLEFCNEPVPLHLTDVRERLEKELLLMLWDRAQVILWLKRTGRYFPYIESMLRAEDMPDDLKFIAVIESALKPHAGSNKGARGVWQFIPSTGRNYGLTVNRNIDERRSFYFSTKAAATYFQELHDLFGSWTMASAAYNMGEHGLEAQVEKQEVKDYYRLHLPRETQRYVLRAVAAKLILSDPARYGFDLRPEDYYKPLAFDRIKLSVKYPTPLTIVAKAANTYYKTIKDLNPQLLCEVIPKGEHLIFLPKGAAANFAQRYHPLIAKYRKSIKPETYIVKRGDSLTAIARIHDMSLLQLCKLNKLTTKSNIHPGQKLRVTR; translated from the coding sequence TTGCTCCTCTTGGTTACGGTTGCTCCCGCTCAGCAACCGACTCTGTCCGAGCCTTTGCAGACTGCGACATTCCCCTCGCTGGAATCGGCCATCCGCATCACGGGACCACTGGAATTCTGCAACGAGCCTGTCCCGCTCCACCTGACCGATGTACGGGAACGACTGGAAAAGGAGCTGCTGCTCATGCTCTGGGATCGTGCCCAGGTCATCCTCTGGCTCAAACGCACCGGCCGGTATTTTCCGTACATAGAGAGCATGCTCCGGGCAGAGGACATGCCGGACGACCTCAAGTTCATCGCAGTCATCGAGTCCGCGCTCAAACCGCATGCCGGGTCCAACAAAGGCGCGCGGGGAGTCTGGCAGTTCATCCCGTCCACCGGGCGGAATTATGGCCTGACCGTAAACAGGAATATCGACGAACGACGCAGTTTCTACTTTTCCACCAAGGCGGCTGCGACCTATTTTCAGGAATTGCACGACCTGTTCGGGTCATGGACCATGGCCAGTGCGGCCTACAACATGGGAGAACACGGCCTGGAGGCGCAGGTTGAAAAGCAGGAGGTCAAGGACTACTACCGACTGCATCTGCCGCGAGAAACCCAACGCTATGTACTGCGAGCCGTGGCAGCAAAGCTCATCCTCTCCGATCCGGCCAGATACGGATTTGATCTGCGGCCCGAAGATTATTACAAACCGCTGGCTTTCGACCGGATCAAACTCTCGGTCAAATACCCCACTCCGTTGACTATCGTGGCCAAGGCCGCCAACACCTACTACAAGACCATCAAGGATCTCAATCCGCAGTTGTTGTGCGAGGTCATTCCCAAAGGCGAACACCTCATTTTTCTGCCCAAAGGCGCGGCCGCCAACTTTGCCCAGAGGTATCACCCGCTGATTGCCAAATATCGCAAATCCATCAAGCCAGAGACCTACATTGTCAAGCGAGGGGATTCACTCACAGCCATTGCGCGCATTCACGACATGTCGCTGTTGCAACTGTGCAAGCTGAACAAATTGACGACCAAATCGAATATTCACCCAGGCCAGAAACTCCGGGTCACTCGATAG
- a CDS encoding ABC transporter ATP-binding protein, whose product MSATPILELKNVVSAYGRIQALKGISIKVFEGEIVSIIGANGAGKSTTLMTICNIVKAVEGDIMYKGNRINNIGSEILPTMGLCQVPEGRRIFPRLTVLENLDMGAFFRNDASGMKDDIERVFELFPKLRERRKQLGGTLSGGEQQMLAMGRALMSRPKVLLLDEPSMGLAPLLVKQIFDIIKMINKQGVTVVLVEQNANLALQAAQRGYVLETGTVVMEDDADKLLSNPDIRKAYLGD is encoded by the coding sequence ATGTCTGCTACACCTATCCTCGAATTGAAAAACGTGGTGTCGGCCTATGGCCGCATCCAGGCGCTCAAAGGCATCTCCATCAAGGTGTTCGAGGGCGAGATCGTTTCCATCATCGGTGCCAACGGAGCGGGAAAGTCCACCACGTTGATGACCATCTGCAATATCGTCAAGGCGGTTGAAGGTGACATCATGTACAAGGGCAACCGCATCAACAACATCGGTTCGGAGATCCTGCCGACCATGGGGTTGTGTCAGGTGCCGGAAGGGCGGCGCATCTTCCCCCGGCTGACCGTGCTGGAAAATCTGGACATGGGCGCGTTCTTCCGAAATGACGCCAGCGGCATGAAGGATGACATCGAGCGCGTGTTCGAACTTTTCCCTAAACTGCGTGAGCGGCGCAAACAGCTAGGCGGCACCCTGTCCGGCGGCGAACAGCAGATGCTGGCCATGGGCCGTGCGCTCATGAGCCGTCCCAAGGTGTTGCTGCTGGATGAGCCGTCCATGGGACTGGCGCCGCTGCTGGTGAAGCAGATCTTCGACATCATCAAGATGATCAACAAACAGGGGGTCACAGTCGTTCTGGTGGAACAGAACGCCAACCTGGCCCTGCAGGCCGCCCAGAGAGGCTATGTGCTTGAAACCGGCACCGTGGTCATGGAAGATGACGCCGACAAGCTCTTGAGTAATCCTGACATCAGAAAGGCGTATCTCGGAGATTAG
- a CDS encoding ABC transporter permease subunit translates to MTIHESKKLWLACGVGLVWFLILLWPMLGIQPDGLEFGTTFKVFGYVAVAAVFVMFFYQVKEAGYIDAVGDPVKSASGGLQALYARTPRWILLSIVLGVAIVFPLVTGRYAHDVAISVLIYICLGLGLNIVVGLAGLLDLGYIAFYGVGAYTYALMSLHFGLSFWLCLPIAGVTAAIAGSIVGYPTLRMRGDYLAIVTLGFGEIVRLILNNWMSLTNGPNGILSIPRPDLFGFGFKPLWSMYYVILAIAIVTILSVYRLNYSRIGRAWEAIREDETAAELMGVNTFLLKLLAYAMGATFAGFAGAFFAARMKFVGPESFSFLESAMVLAMVVLGGMGSIPGVILGVLALVALPEVFRELELYRMLVFGGVMTLMMLIRPAGIWPAKRVGRRSEEAE, encoded by the coding sequence TTGACGATACACGAGTCTAAAAAATTATGGCTGGCCTGCGGGGTCGGTCTTGTCTGGTTCCTGATCCTCCTCTGGCCGATGCTCGGCATCCAGCCCGACGGGTTGGAATTCGGCACGACCTTCAAGGTCTTTGGCTACGTGGCTGTGGCCGCGGTTTTTGTGATGTTTTTTTATCAGGTCAAGGAAGCGGGCTACATCGATGCTGTCGGCGATCCTGTGAAATCCGCTTCGGGCGGGCTGCAGGCCCTGTATGCCAGGACACCGCGTTGGATTCTGTTGTCCATCGTCCTTGGCGTGGCCATTGTCTTTCCTCTGGTTACGGGCCGGTACGCGCATGATGTCGCCATTTCGGTGCTTATCTACATTTGTCTTGGACTCGGCCTCAATATTGTGGTCGGCCTGGCCGGTCTTCTTGACCTCGGCTATATCGCTTTCTACGGAGTCGGTGCGTATACCTATGCGCTCATGAGTCTTCATTTCGGCCTGTCGTTCTGGCTGTGTCTGCCCATCGCAGGGGTCACGGCCGCCATTGCGGGCAGCATCGTCGGCTACCCGACGCTCCGCATGCGTGGTGATTATCTCGCCATCGTCACTCTGGGATTCGGTGAGATCGTCCGTCTCATCCTGAACAACTGGATGAGCCTGACCAACGGTCCTAACGGCATCCTGTCCATCCCCCGGCCCGATCTGTTCGGCTTTGGCTTCAAGCCTCTGTGGTCAATGTATTATGTGATACTGGCCATTGCCATTGTCACGATCCTGTCGGTCTACCGCCTCAACTATTCACGTATCGGACGTGCCTGGGAGGCCATCCGCGAGGACGAGACCGCGGCCGAGCTCATGGGCGTGAACACCTTTCTCCTGAAGCTGCTGGCCTACGCCATGGGCGCGACCTTTGCCGGTTTCGCCGGAGCCTTCTTTGCCGCGCGCATGAAGTTCGTCGGCCCTGAATCCTTCTCCTTCCTGGAATCCGCCATGGTACTCGCCATGGTCGTTCTCGGCGGCATGGGGTCCATCCCCGGCGTCATTCTCGGTGTTCTGGCCCTGGTGGCTCTGCCTGAGGTCTTTCGCGAACTGGAACTTTATCGCATGCTCGTCTTTGGTGGCGTCATGACCTTGATGATGCTTATCCGGCCCGCTGGTATCTGGCCCGCGAAACGGGTTGGCCGTCGTTCCGAGGAGGCCGAATAA
- a CDS encoding branched-chain amino acid ABC transporter permease produces the protein MDFEFFFQQLINGITLGGVYALIALGYTMVYGIIQLINFAHGEFFAAGGYMGVILISYLSAQGLHPYACLGISLVLAMGYCALLAMAVEQLAYKPLRQASRLAALLSALGMSIFLQNGLMLTQGVYDKAYPTEITSGGVEWGLISVSYMQMFIVSLTVLLLLGLNLLVFKTRIGRAMRATSQDKVMSALVGINSNRIIAITFAIGAALAAAAGIMVGLYYGSVSYSMGFVPGIKAFAAAVLGGIGNITGALVGGLIIGMVEIFAAGYISGEYKDVFAFIILIGVLYFKPTGIMGENVDDTRV, from the coding sequence ATGGACTTTGAATTTTTCTTCCAACAATTGATCAACGGCATCACGCTCGGAGGCGTTTACGCTCTCATTGCGCTGGGCTACACCATGGTCTACGGCATCATTCAGCTCATCAACTTTGCGCACGGTGAGTTCTTTGCTGCCGGTGGGTATATGGGTGTGATCCTGATTTCCTATCTGTCCGCGCAAGGGCTGCATCCCTATGCCTGTCTGGGTATCTCGCTGGTTCTCGCCATGGGATATTGCGCCCTGCTCGCCATGGCCGTGGAACAACTCGCCTACAAGCCCCTGCGTCAGGCCTCCCGCCTGGCCGCGCTGCTTTCGGCGCTGGGTATGTCCATTTTTCTGCAAAACGGCCTCATGCTCACCCAGGGTGTGTATGACAAGGCCTATCCCACTGAGATCACTTCCGGCGGAGTGGAGTGGGGCCTGATTTCCGTGTCTTACATGCAGATGTTTATTGTAAGTCTGACCGTGCTGTTGCTGCTCGGACTCAATTTACTGGTCTTCAAGACTCGTATCGGTCGGGCCATGCGCGCCACGTCACAGGACAAGGTCATGTCCGCGTTGGTGGGTATCAATTCCAACCGCATCATTGCCATCACTTTCGCCATCGGCGCGGCCCTGGCAGCCGCAGCCGGCATCATGGTGGGACTGTATTACGGCTCGGTCAGCTATTCCATGGGCTTTGTGCCCGGCATCAAGGCCTTTGCCGCTGCCGTGCTCGGCGGGATCGGCAATATCACCGGTGCACTCGTGGGCGGACTGATCATCGGCATGGTCGAGATCTTTGCCGCCGGCTATATTTCTGGCGAGTATAAAGACGTGTTCGCCTTCATCATCTTGATTGGTGTGCTGTACTTCAAGCCCACCGGCATCATGGGAGAGAACGTTGACGATACACGAGTCTAA
- a CDS encoding branched-chain amino acid ABC transporter substrate-binding protein, giving the protein MKRLIVLAVALAALGLFLAGCGEEKAGEKVLKVGTMSPLTGPYAADGNDIRQGAEIAVEVFKEAGGIEGFTNIEVIPQDTACDPKQAVAAANKLINDQVSAVVGAYCSSSTIPSSETLAEENIIMLTPASTSPKVTERGLPYMFRTCGRDDHQAPAAVKFMKEVEDVKTIFIVDDKTTYSQGLAEGVATAAKAVGIEVLEHDHVNQGDKDYSAVLTKVKSANPDLFYISLQNSATGALMVIQAKRMGIDAILMGQDAVYHPQLMEIAKSDSEGMYCTFGAIDKDAPKYKEFLSKYKEKTGNEPGAYSAYAFDSATAYLMAVKEAGTSDPAKVREALLKIDFTGASKQVKYQENGDSGSNYTVYKITDGKFVPYWNSLTGEKY; this is encoded by the coding sequence ATGAAACGTTTAATCGTGCTTGCAGTGGCCCTGGCCGCTCTGGGCCTGTTCCTGGCCGGCTGCGGCGAAGAGAAAGCAGGCGAGAAGGTACTTAAAGTCGGTACCATGTCCCCTCTGACCGGTCCGTATGCCGCTGACGGTAATGATATCCGTCAGGGCGCCGAGATTGCCGTTGAAGTTTTCAAGGAAGCCGGTGGTATTGAAGGATTCACCAATATCGAAGTCATTCCTCAGGACACCGCTTGTGATCCCAAGCAGGCAGTTGCCGCCGCCAACAAGCTGATCAACGATCAAGTCAGCGCAGTTGTGGGTGCCTACTGCTCCAGCTCCACCATCCCGTCTTCCGAGACTTTGGCAGAAGAGAACATCATTATGCTGACTCCTGCCTCTACTTCCCCCAAGGTTACCGAACGCGGCCTGCCATACATGTTCCGCACCTGCGGTCGTGATGACCACCAGGCTCCGGCTGCTGTCAAGTTCATGAAAGAAGTCGAAGATGTGAAGACCATCTTCATCGTCGATGACAAGACCACGTATTCCCAGGGGCTGGCCGAAGGCGTCGCCACTGCTGCCAAAGCCGTCGGCATCGAAGTCCTCGAGCATGACCACGTCAACCAGGGCGACAAGGATTACTCTGCCGTGCTGACCAAGGTGAAATCCGCCAACCCGGATCTCTTCTACATCTCCCTGCAGAACTCCGCTACCGGTGCGCTCATGGTCATTCAGGCTAAGCGCATGGGCATCGACGCTATCCTGATGGGTCAGGACGCTGTCTACCATCCCCAGCTCATGGAAATCGCCAAGAGTGATTCCGAGGGCATGTATTGTACCTTTGGTGCCATTGACAAGGATGCGCCCAAGTACAAGGAATTCCTGTCCAAGTACAAGGAAAAGACCGGCAATGAGCCTGGCGCTTATTCCGCTTACGCCTTTGACTCCGCCACAGCATACCTGATGGCCGTCAAGGAAGCCGGTACCTCCGATCCTGCCAAGGTTCGCGAAGCACTGCTGAAGATCGACTTCACCGGTGCTTCCAAGCAGGTCAAGTATCAGGAGAACGGTGATTCCGGTTCCAACTATACCGTGTACAAGATTACTGACGGCAAGTTCGTCCCGTACTGGAACTCCCTTACCGGCGAAAAATACTAA
- a CDS encoding ABC transporter ATP-binding protein, with amino-acid sequence MANLILDDICVRFGGLQALTDVSFSIGEGEVIGLIGPNGAGKTTVFNVITGVYKASSGSVSYDGTTITGLRPYQVLSMGVARTFQNIRLFQNMTALENCMVAQHSRSKTGVLGAILRSPSQKREEERIIEKSQKALEFMGLGDITDEVASNLPYGHQRRLEIARALASEPQTILLDEPAAGLNPAESKDLMDSIGHITDLGINVLMVEHDMKVVMGICTRIVVLDHGVMIAEGLPEEIQRNPEVIEAYLGQ; translated from the coding sequence ATGGCAAATCTTATCCTTGACGACATATGCGTTCGCTTCGGTGGGTTGCAGGCTTTGACTGACGTTAGCTTCTCCATAGGAGAGGGGGAAGTCATCGGGCTGATCGGACCCAATGGAGCGGGCAAAACAACGGTTTTCAACGTAATTACCGGTGTTTATAAAGCTTCTAGTGGATCTGTTTCTTATGATGGCACTACCATCACCGGACTGCGCCCTTATCAGGTGCTGTCCATGGGCGTAGCCCGCACTTTCCAGAACATCCGTCTTTTCCAGAATATGACAGCGCTCGAGAATTGCATGGTTGCGCAGCACAGCCGGTCCAAGACCGGGGTGCTCGGAGCCATTTTGCGCAGCCCGAGCCAAAAACGCGAGGAAGAGCGTATCATCGAAAAATCGCAGAAGGCACTCGAATTCATGGGCCTTGGCGATATTACCGATGAGGTGGCATCCAACCTGCCCTATGGCCATCAGCGGCGGCTCGAAATAGCCCGCGCCCTGGCCAGTGAGCCGCAGACCATTCTGTTGGATGAACCCGCCGCCGGGTTGAACCCGGCTGAATCCAAGGATCTGATGGACTCCATCGGACACATCACAGATTTGGGTATCAACGTGCTGATGGTGGAGCATGACATGAAAGTTGTCATGGGTATCTGTACGCGGATCGTGGTGCTTGATCACGGAGTAATGATCGCGGAAGGGTTGCCTGAAGAAATCCAGCGCAACCCTGAAGTTATTGAGGCATATTTGGGCCAGTAA
- a CDS encoding SDR family oxidoreductase, translated as MHKTVFITGATAGFGKAMAERYAHEGWNLVLTGRRQERLDELEKELAPAKVHTLCFDVRDKQACQEAVSSLPEAFASIDVLVNNAGLALGLDPAQSSDLSDWETMIDTNIKGLMYMTRAILPGMVERDKGHIVNLGSVAGTYPYPGGNCYGGTKAFVNHFSKNLLADLLGTRIRVTNIEPGLCETEFSVIRFKGDKASANKVYEGTQPIVAEDIAEIVYWTTTLPPHVNINSLEVMPVDQAFSPFAINRR; from the coding sequence ATGCATAAGACCGTATTCATTACCGGAGCCACTGCCGGATTCGGCAAGGCCATGGCAGAACGGTACGCTCATGAGGGATGGAATCTTGTCCTCACAGGTCGCAGGCAGGAACGACTGGATGAGCTTGAAAAGGAATTGGCACCGGCCAAGGTGCACACCCTCTGTTTCGACGTGCGAGACAAACAGGCATGTCAGGAAGCTGTCAGCTCACTGCCCGAAGCATTCGCCTCAATCGATGTTCTCGTAAACAACGCCGGGCTTGCACTCGGTCTCGATCCCGCCCAGAGCAGTGACCTGAGCGACTGGGAGACCATGATCGACACGAATATCAAGGGGCTCATGTACATGACCCGCGCCATCCTGCCCGGCATGGTCGAGCGCGACAAAGGGCACATCGTCAACCTCGGTTCCGTGGCCGGCACTTACCCCTATCCCGGCGGCAACTGCTACGGAGGCACCAAGGCCTTTGTAAACCACTTCTCCAAAAACCTGCTTGCCGACCTGCTCGGCACCAGGATACGCGTTACCAACATAGAGCCCGGCCTGTGCGAAACCGAATTCTCCGTCATCCGCTTCAAAGGCGACAAGGCGTCCGCAAACAAGGTCTATGAAGGAACACAGCCCATCGTGGCCGAAGATATCGCTGAGATCGTCTACTGGACCACCACCCTGCCCCCGCACGTCAATATCAACTCACTCGAAGTCATGCCCGTAGATCAGGCATTCAGCCCCTTCGCTATTAATAGAAGATAA
- the qmoC gene encoding quinone-interacting membrane-bound oxidoreductase complex subunit QmoC, protein MSNTVKVQPDLKFVKELQAVGGDSLKKCYQCATCSVVCPLSPDDNPYPRKEMVWAQWGLKDRLVNDIDIWLCHNCGTCSDLCPRGAKPGDLLSALRNMAYRNLAPLPIIGKLMSSSSGMLPLALVPGILYAIIWVLQATRLGSFLPRFEFVEHHWVAVKEGGQIAFGGLFPGDYTIDPIFMIVFLFMVWGFYAGVRNMLKAFDGQPKTFIVGRKEEPCFCSCLIDTVKYEILQHTQFNDCNDDHSDELDVKRAGGHKMLMFGFICLMVVTGVVATGHWGGWLLNTLGIHGLGGIVAAIGHTPMPLYHPIKLLAFVGAGLGVYGLIALTKRRVNLDQAKQSSSWYDWYLITLVWTIFLTGLGAFVFRILGLALLAYPVYYVHLIAVFMMLAYLPWSKLGHLVYRTVALSYAKKIGRIPMGADK, encoded by the coding sequence ATGTCTAATACCGTCAAGGTACAACCGGACCTTAAGTTCGTGAAAGAGTTGCAGGCCGTCGGCGGCGACTCTCTGAAAAAATGCTACCAGTGCGCCACATGCTCTGTCGTGTGTCCGCTGTCTCCCGATGACAACCCGTACCCTCGTAAAGAGATGGTCTGGGCTCAGTGGGGACTCAAGGACCGCCTGGTTAACGATATTGATATCTGGCTGTGCCACAACTGCGGCACCTGTTCCGATCTCTGCCCCCGTGGCGCAAAACCGGGCGACCTGTTGTCCGCTCTGCGCAACATGGCCTATCGCAATTTGGCTCCGCTGCCGATCATCGGTAAGCTGATGTCCAGCTCCAGCGGCATGCTGCCTCTGGCTCTGGTTCCGGGCATTCTGTATGCGATTATTTGGGTCCTGCAGGCAACGAGACTCGGTTCCTTCCTGCCCCGGTTCGAGTTTGTCGAACATCACTGGGTAGCCGTCAAAGAGGGCGGACAGATCGCATTCGGCGGCCTGTTCCCCGGCGATTACACCATTGACCCGATCTTCATGATCGTCTTCCTGTTCATGGTGTGGGGCTTCTACGCAGGCGTTCGCAATATGCTGAAAGCCTTTGATGGCCAGCCCAAGACCTTCATTGTTGGTCGTAAAGAAGAGCCGTGCTTCTGCTCCTGCCTGATCGATACGGTCAAGTATGAGATTCTGCAACACACTCAGTTCAATGACTGCAACGATGATCACTCCGATGAGCTTGATGTGAAACGCGCAGGCGGTCACAAGATGCTCATGTTCGGTTTCATCTGCCTGATGGTCGTCACTGGCGTTGTCGCTACCGGTCACTGGGGCGGATGGCTCCTGAATACTCTGGGTATTCACGGCCTGGGTGGCATCGTTGCCGCCATCGGTCATACTCCGATGCCGCTGTACCACCCCATCAAGCTCCTCGCCTTTGTTGGCGCGGGCCTGGGTGTCTACGGTCTCATCGCGTTGACCAAACGTCGCGTGAACCTCGATCAGGCCAAGCAGTCTTCCAGCTGGTATGACTGGTACCTGATCACTCTGGTCTGGACTATCTTCCTGACCGGTCTGGGCGCATTCGTCTTCCGCATCCTGGGCTTGGCTCTGCTCGCCTACCCCGTGTACTACGTGCACCTGATTGCGGTCTTCATGATGCTCGCCTACCTGCCGTGGTCCAAGTTGGGTCACCTGGTTTACCGTACTGTGGCATTGTCTTACGCCAAGAAAATTGGTCGTATCCCCATGGGCGCTGACAAATAG
- a CDS encoding hydrogenase iron-sulfur subunit: protein MAEKLGVYICGGCDIGDNLDVDALAEFSANGKHSSYVTVAKSNPVLCSPEGKAMIEADIAEHGLDGVVCCACTPRAKWDVFKFGEKVQVERVSLREQCVWSYQEDPQFPGQMEVIAKDYVNMGIIKMFNSKIPEPEFPEAFKTVLVVGGGWAGLNAALNAASLGYPVVLVEKADTLGGKAATMYKSFPLGAPFSDREQQIDVADLIAKVEANDKIQVITGATIEALAGAPAQYKATIAGTEYEIGAVVMSTGFVPGKTKFLAPLGYGTVKNVVTSAEFEAMAAGDGIKTPDGKTPSSVAFIVDTSLLTKDVVYGECGEACEEELPCGESSTEEDECEVFDYSDKESAKHLAYSSELTSLVALKHANYVRELAPDATAYVIYDHMMVPGINEKYYQAAQDDPGIMLTKGTVTGVSQVGSSAVITAKNTLLGADIELAADLVVVPTAVVPTTAAEPTMNFVYRQGPAFPDLELFDGFADSNYICFPYETRRTGVYAAGCVRQPMGLGLAAEDAAGAALKAIQCIESANRGMSVHPRSGDLSFPEFNFMRCTQCKRCTEECPFGALDDDEKGTPLPNPTRCRRCGTCMGACPERVISFSNYGISQIGQAIKEVKVPDTLEEGGPRIIVLCCENDAYPALDMAAMRGKSWSPYVRFIPVRCLGSVNAIWVADAMSKGVDGVMMLGCKYGDDYQCHFVKGSELCNRRKENIAESLGRLGVEPERVEQYEVSIDMYDQVPAMIDEFVENITTNFGPNPFKGY, encoded by the coding sequence ATGGCTGAAAAGCTTGGAGTTTATATTTGTGGAGGTTGCGACATCGGGGATAATCTCGATGTTGACGCCCTGGCCGAGTTCTCTGCCAACGGCAAACACTCCTCCTATGTTACCGTGGCCAAGTCCAACCCGGTTCTCTGTAGCCCGGAAGGCAAGGCCATGATCGAGGCCGATATTGCTGAACATGGACTGGATGGCGTGGTTTGCTGCGCCTGTACGCCCCGCGCCAAGTGGGACGTGTTCAAGTTCGGCGAGAAAGTCCAGGTGGAACGCGTGTCTCTGCGTGAGCAGTGCGTGTGGTCCTACCAGGAAGACCCGCAGTTCCCTGGCCAGATGGAAGTCATTGCCAAGGACTACGTCAACATGGGCATCATCAAGATGTTCAACAGCAAGATTCCCGAACCGGAATTCCCGGAAGCCTTCAAAACCGTTTTGGTTGTAGGTGGTGGTTGGGCCGGTCTGAATGCAGCGCTGAATGCTGCCAGCTTGGGCTACCCCGTGGTCCTGGTCGAAAAGGCCGATACGCTGGGTGGTAAGGCTGCTACCATGTATAAATCCTTCCCTCTTGGCGCTCCCTTCTCCGATCGCGAACAGCAGATCGACGTAGCGGACCTTATTGCCAAGGTGGAAGCCAATGATAAGATTCAGGTCATCACCGGTGCCACGATTGAGGCTCTGGCTGGTGCACCTGCTCAGTACAAGGCCACTATCGCCGGTACTGAATACGAAATCGGCGCGGTCGTCATGTCCACCGGTTTTGTCCCCGGCAAGACCAAGTTCCTGGCTCCTCTGGGATACGGCACCGTCAAGAACGTCGTTACCTCTGCCGAGTTTGAAGCAATGGCAGCAGGCGACGGCATCAAGACTCCTGACGGAAAGACCCCGTCTTCCGTGGCCTTCATTGTCGATACGTCTCTCCTGACCAAGGATGTGGTGTACGGCGAATGTGGCGAGGCGTGCGAAGAAGAGCTGCCGTGCGGCGAGTCGTCCACTGAAGAAGATGAATGTGAAGTCTTTGATTACTCCGACAAGGAATCCGCCAAGCATCTGGCATACTCTTCCGAGTTGACTTCGCTGGTCGCTCTGAAGCATGCCAACTACGTGCGTGAGCTTGCTCCCGATGCCACGGCCTATGTGATTTACGATCACATGATGGTCCCCGGCATTAACGAGAAGTACTATCAGGCAGCTCAGGACGATCCGGGCATCATGCTGACCAAGGGTACCGTCACAGGTGTTTCCCAGGTCGGTTCTTCCGCAGTCATCACTGCCAAAAACACCTTGCTCGGCGCTGACATTGAACTGGCCGCCGACCTGGTTGTCGTCCCGACCGCCGTGGTTCCGACCACTGCTGCTGAGCCGACCATGAACTTCGTCTACCGCCAGGGTCCGGCATTCCCCGACCTCGAGCTGTTCGACGGGTTCGCTGATTCCAACTACATCTGCTTCCCCTACGAGACCCGCCGTACCGGTGTTTACGCCGCTGGTTGTGTGCGTCAGCCCATGGGCCTTGGCCTCGCAGCAGAGGATGCAGCCGGTGCTGCCTTGAAGGCAATCCAGTGTATCGAATCCGCCAACCGCGGTATGTCCGTACACCCCCGCTCCGGTGACCTGAGCTTCCCCGAGTTCAACTTCATGCGCTGTACGCAGTGTAAACGTTGCACCGAGGAATGCCCGTTCGGCGCTCTGGATGATGACGAGAAGGGTACGCCGCTTCCGAACCCCACGCGTTGCCGCCGTTGCGGTACCTGCATGGGGGCCTGTCCGGAACGTGTCATCTCCTTCTCCAACTACGGCATCTCCCAGATCGGTCAGGCCATCAAGGAAGTCAAAGTTCCCGATACCCTGGAAGAAGGTGGCCCGCGCATCATCGTCCTGTGTTGCGAGAACGATGCCTACCCGGCTCTGGACATGGCTGCCATGCGCGGCAAGTCCTGGTCTCCGTATGTCCGCTTCATTCCCGTCCGTTGTCTCGGTTCGGTCAACGCCATCTGGGTTGCTGATGCAATGTCCAAGGGTGTTGACGGCGTGATGATGCTCGGCTGCAAATACGGCGATGACTATCAGTGCCACTTCGTCAAGGGTTCCGAACTGTGTAACCGTCGTAAGGAAAACATCGCTGAGTCCCTCGGACGTCTCGGTGTCGAGCCTGAACGTGTTGAGCAGTACGAGGTTTCCATCGATATGTACGATCAGGTTCCGGCCATGATCGACGAGTTCGTTGAGAATATCACCACCAACTTCGGCCCCAACCCGTTCAAGGGTTACTAG